From Solanum lycopersicum chromosome 4, SLM_r2.1:
GGTACAAGGGGCCGTGCGTGAGGAAGAACAATTGTGCTAATGTCTGTAAGACTGAAGGCTTTAGCGGCGGTCACTGTCGTGGGTTCCGCCGCCGTTGCTTCTGCACTAAACATTGctaaattaattgatattatttcacgaattaattaatattttatttgagtgttttttttctaaataaaaaaataacagaggtgtgattttttttttggttttcgtcgtttgattttgatgttatcgcaaaaataagtaagaaatcaACATGTACTCGGAAATTGATCTTTTCAATTTCTGAAATTTGATGGTTTTGGATAATTAGTTGAGTGTGTTGTTATTTGAGTCAAAGTTTTGTCTATTTATTTACACAAGCTGTTAAGCtcattttgactttttattttaactttttaaatttaataactagcaaaaaatgaaattaactgggaaatattaaatatcgaaaaagttatatgtgaaaattcaaacaaaaaaaataattttggaataatagttgttgagtaaACTGATGACCCTAACTTCGTACCTAAATTATTGGTTGTTGATCACAGGACCTTCCTCGACTATCACTTATCACGAACTCATATTAAAATACTATTTAGAGAAATATAACATGTTACGTGATATTGAAATCTAAAAACACTTGCAAAACGGTCTAAGTGGTAGTACACGTAAATTGTATTGTGACACGTGGATCCAattttatgacttttttttatatatatatatctttcacGTGTCTCAAACATTTTGCTACATCTTCAATCGGGGATTATGCTCTAAAAGGAATTATAGTTCAAGGGAATAACATAAACAAGTATTAGTTTAGGTGTGAAACTCGTAAAATGACGACGTTTCAGAAGGATTGTAACCTATTTAGGGCCcatttggatgggcttaataaaagcagctttaaaaaagtacttttaaaagtgctgaaacttatttttaaaataagcagttatgcgttagGAAAAAAAAGGGCTGAAGTTGCTGTGCCAAACGTGAAAatggaaaaatgaaagaaagaaatgttagggttatgtgggtaatttggagattgtataaaaatattaagggcaaaaagataaaaatatggtcaacttaaaacagcaaAAGATAAAGCACCCCTatcccagcttttaacttttggcttaaaataagtttttttaaacttaaaataagttattttgagtattgtcaaacagctaaataagtcaaaaaccagattttaagtcaatttgaccagcttttaagctgagccaaacaggctcttactctttatttttccttcatttCCCTTCAATCCAAGGAAATgactattttgaattttgggcCTGGAATCGACCCAATAATGATGGGCTTTGTCACTTGtccaaatcataaaaatgggctgctaaaataaaaattgaaattcttttttttttcttattaagaAGTTTAATACTTTATAATTATCCGACAATAATAATTAACGTTCTCCCAAAGTGAATTTTCACGGGCATAGCTCAGTTCTTTGGTTATCTAAACATAACGTTATCCCAAAGTGAATTTTCACGGGCAAATCTTAGCAGCTCAGTTAGTTGGTTATCTAAACTTTCATCTTACTTACTGTGTGAGTGTTCAGTTACCTACCTTATAATCACCATCATTGTTAGCGGATTAGAGtgtatgcaaaaaaaattttgtgAGGTGTGAGTGATAGAGAGTTGATGtggaggaaaaaaaatattgtcactTGGATGAAAATACAAGATTAATTTGAGGGTGTCATAGTTCAAAGCACTAAGATTATCGATCGACATGAATTGGAATTAGATTGTTCGATTTTTTCTTAATCCTTAACCAAAATTCATGGGTTGGAAAAGAGATAATTTAATTTTCCTCGACCCTTAACCAAAAAGTCTAATGTATTCAAACTCTTAGAAATGATTCTATGGCATAAAATTTATCTCATATATAGTCAATATACatgatatacatatttttaattaatcgAATATTCTCGAATGGACTTAAACGCACATAACTAAAAACCTAGTCTTTTAGGTTACTAGTTGCCTTTCTTACTTTATAGTTCCTATCTATACAATACTCAAATACTTCAGTAAGAACTCATAATTTAGTTAAGTAAAATATTCGATGcggataaatttttttcatgacTAAATAATATAATCCGTCAGGGTCAAGAATGGGACGAATTAAGGGCATAGACTACGAATAACTTTTATCGCTAAACAGTAATAATGcaaatttttcatatcaaaGTCAATGTTGCCAACTTGTTAACCTTCCATTGTGTGAATTGCATAGAATGCTATATTTGACAAAAATAGACCATAGGATTCTCAACTAGACTCTAAGtcctttgaaaaataattagcaaataattaataatcatgCATGTGATTATATAGCTGTGATATTTGACCTTGTTACAATTATTTATGTTACAATTATTTATGTTGAATAATATTCCTACCTAAAAGGCTTAAATTAGAGCTTTTTCCAATTCTCTAGGTAACATTCTATcccttttttgtttaattattcaAACAAGGCTACTAATTTGGTCAATTATAATTTGACCAAATGAGAAAACACAACTTTTATTTTGTCAAAGATCAATTTATAGTAGCTAGGAGGGTTGTTTGTCATAATCTCTCATGCAAATATatagattttataaattataaaaagggGAATTTGCATCTAAGGGTGTGCTAGGTTTTCAtggaaaatatttgtttttttttaaaaaaaataaaatactccatctgttttaatttatgtgacgcTTTACGTTTTTTAAGagtcaaacaatttaagtttaacCGAAAGTTTGCGTgtgaaatcttttattttttttaaatgaaatttatatatttgttaaactacgtaaaaagtaatataagacacaataattgacaattcaaaatacttaaaagagatataaaaaatttacgATCAAAGTTAGACTTGTTTGAATCTCGAAATTCAAAAAAGgccacataaattgggacaaaGGGAGTAATACGTTTCTTATGTATGTTCTAGTGTTTGATaagtaagcaaaaaaaaaatcagaggaaaatatttttcaacgaTGGATCAATCAAACATgagaaatttaaatatatttttctgaaaaatatattcaaattaaaaacaccCGTATATTCTGAAATACAATAAaagtgttttagtttttttttttttaataatttcaatgtgtttcatattataatcatacaaAGTATGGTTACTTATACTGATCTTTTAGATGAGCTACTATCTAAATGtataaaatcatttatttattattagaatATACAGAAATTGAACTGaatgaatattttatatttgtacttttttaTATGGGAacctaataaagaaaaaaatttaaaggttttcaaagcaaggtaataatttatgattatttcttcaaattagcataatataagaaattaaatgtCACATCAAATATCCATAATTGACCTATTTTATGCACGAGTGTTTTatcataatgttgcaaatctaGTTTTGTCAAAGTTGTTAGCTCCTTCATTATTGGCTCATTTCATGcacatattaataaaatttaataaataaattatagagCTAGGGACGTAATgaattcattcataatttttttcatcgaaaaattataatattataaattattaaaattgttgTTTATGTATATAATGATATTGTGTTCCCTTTGCTTGATAATCCGTTATGAAGTCTGACTTTGTGAAACATGactttatcttatatttattttcttatctatcGAATTGTCGTGGAAATCTTCGCTCAGAGGAGCTTGGGTGATAGTTTGTGTCTCGAAAAATCTCAAGTAATTTACGCTCTTGTTTAATCAAATATTTAGAAGTTAGAAACTTTAAACGTGAGAAATGAACTtgtaattttgtgattttttaaatttgaaattgtattaggatatgtgaattttttttaaaaaaaattgtgtgattaaaaatatttaaaaatcaaacttcctaattaaataaatattcgaagataattatttaaaatgtataaccaacatatctatataaatatttacaagataTTTGACGGTTATTATAACTCCACGAAACATGAATAATAttcacaattttcaaatttactaaaagtCTTCACTTATTAATCATGACATTTCCACGTTAAAGTATATTTCTTTATATCACCTCTGAGTTttgttatacaaatataaattagaaATATGGGCGACTCAATGTGATCGGGGATCTAAAGCGAAATTTAATtgagatttaaaaaatttcatacctattatttaaaaattatttttctaattatttagattcaaattattactttaacttttttatacatgattttttttaattttagataaGATTTTATAAATTCATTACTGAAACATATCCCTTTGCTGAAGCAATCATTATATTAAGTGTTAACATAATTCTATAAGTACTAAGTTGACAAACTTTAAGCAAAAATAAGAGTTAGAATCATAAAATTCGATTCATGACGTTGATAATTTGATATAGCTTACTTTGATTGaaaagttaagtaaaaaaaaattgtgatccACTTTGTTCAACACAGTTCGACTAATGATTCGGATATTTGATAGagtattacttttaatttaggaAAGATTTGGGGAAAAATGCAAtaggagttttaaaataaataaataatgtaaatGTTAGCAAAGAAATGTAATAGGACAAAATAATGTTTTCTTGAACTTTTCTATTTGAGTGgattaaaaagaattatatatatatatatatatatatatatatatatatatatatatatatatatatatatatatatatatcccaaAATTGGGGGCTTAAGGCATatgcttttaatttttataagtaAGAGTTTTTTGGCAAAAGGACATAC
This genomic window contains:
- the LOC101255877 gene encoding defensin Ec-AMP-D2-like, producing MAGFKKLLATFFLVLMLVFAAELTEARTCESQSHRYKGPCVRKNNCANVCKTEGFSGGHCRGFRRRCFCTKHC